Within Anolis sagrei isolate rAnoSag1 chromosome X, rAnoSag1.mat, whole genome shotgun sequence, the genomic segment gatgagctcccgctgttagccctaacttctgtcaacctagcagttagaaaatatgcaaatgtgagtagatcaataggtaccactccagtggcaAGGTAACAACGCTCTAtttagtcatgccggccacatgaccttggaggtgtttatagaaaacaccagctctttggcttagaaatgagcaccaccctccagagccagacacaactagacttaatgtcaaggggaaaactttactttATCTTTAGGGAGCAAAAGCAGGTGCAGCCAAAGATCAAAGAAGCAGTCACTGCTTCAGAACAGAATAAACAGCAACCCAAGTGGACAATGAAAGTCTTACCACTCTCAAGTGGGAGCACTTGAGAAACCTGCATAAATAGCTGAGGTCTGGAATATTTAGCTGTGGGTAGCAACATCAGTTCATTGGTTCTCAGTAGCAGCCTTGAGCATCATATGTCTTGTGCCTTGAACCCTTGAAAGATTGACTGTACTTTGGAAGTTAGTGTGCGGAATATGTTTTAGCTTGCAGCCTTGGTATTGGTGAGACAATTTGGCTTTGAACATTTTGGAAAGGACTTTGGACTACTCGTGTATCTCAGCCTTCATTGAATGACCTCAGACTGCTTTGGATTACAATACAGTGTGTGGCTGTTTAATAGTAATTTGGTGGACAGGACTGTCTCTGTTTCTCTGCCTGCCCCTTAGGCCCATCCGCTGAAGGCCACTGCTCCgattccaccaccaccacctcctgcgCCTCCACTCCCGACGCCGCCCCCCTCCGCCCAAGGCCCCGCTCCACCGCCGATCCCACCTCCAAAGGGCAAGCCCCCTGCCCCATCCCTTGAGGCCGGGAAACACGCTGATGAGATCCTCAACGCCATCCTCCCGCCACGGTGAGCCAGCACTGGGGCCCCTTGGGAGCCTGGGCGGAGGAGGGGAGAGGCAGAAGGACTGCCTACCAGGGACTGACCCACTGGCTCTTCACCCCACTCCACCCCGGCAGAGAATGGGCAGAGGGGAACCAGCTGTGGACGCAGCAGGTGTCCAGTACGCCCAGCACCCGTATGGACGTGGTCCACCTCCAGGAACAGCTGGACCTCAAGCTGCAGCAACGCCAGGCCCGCGAGACCGGCATCTGCCCCGTCCGCAGGGAGCTCTACTCCCAGTGCTTTGGTAAGGAGGTggcagggagggaaagggggaaagtggtGGGGCTAAGATCTGAAAAGTGGATTTTACAAGAAATTTAAGAATAGGTTAAAGAGAGGGGAGTAGAGAATGAAAAGAATTTGAGAGATCAAAATGAACTGACAGAGATGGGAGGAGGGAAAAATTGCACAGCAAATGTTTTTCAAAACAAGATTGTTTAAGAACAAGTTTAGGAGCAGAGACAGTGAATTGAAGAACAGTCAAACTTGGCACTATCCTGGCGCTTTTTTGACTTGAATTTATTGTAACCACCCCTTCATGTTATTCTGCAGATTAaactattgtatttttaatttcatttctaGTTTCTGATTGGGAATAGACTAGAAATATTTCAACACTGTGCCTCAACAAAAGAGGCAGGCAGGCTGGCAGGCAGTGCCCTCCTGCGCCCTTAGATCCCAGGAAGGACTTCCTATGATGTCTttgtctctttcctctcctcaatCACTAGACCCACTTGGCCAAGAAAGGCCTTATGCGGGCTTCCAGGCCAGGGCCAGCTCACTGAGGGAATGAAATTTTACTGAGAAAGCCAAAGGAAGTCAAggcagaggggaggagggaatgaaggacttgaaaagaaagaatgaaacatggccatatagcccgaaaaacctacaacaagccaagaATGAAACTCTTTGCTAGTCAAAACAGCTGCACAGCAGGAGATAAAAGTAGGAGAAGGTTCAAGAGAAGGACTTTATGAcctgaagagaagagaagagaaagaggggggaaattgtTGTGGATAAGATGAGCCAATAGGACAAAAAAGAAACGTgtgaattgggggagggggaagacTTGTGCGTGAATGTTTAGACATTTTAGAAACCTCCACTATAAAAGGGCTTGTAGCACTATTTTCCTTTTGCACACCCAATAGCTTTGCTCTGGCCAAAATAAATCTATTGCAGTTTCCTCTTCTCTAGTGTCTGATTGGAATAGATACTAGGGGCTTTGGGGGGCACCAAGCCTCAACCAATTTTTTGTGTACAAGAACCATTGCTGCTTCTTTAGCTGAAAGACTGCCCAGCAGGCTGGTAAATTCATGGGACACATGGCAGAGAAGCATAGCTAGGCCACAGGGATTTAATCGCCTAGCAGTTCTCTTTCTTGAAAGGATTTAGCTCAGCAAGTTAGTTTTACTGAATTCTTGCAAAATTCGCCTCAACAAAAGCTGGAAAATGCTTTGAGATCTAGTTACTGACCTTATTGTAAAATTATATTACAGAAAttgatataatttttaaaacaaatgtaagTATTACTTTTGTGTCACCATTTAATCTGACTTATTTTATCCTAAATCCTGTAGTAGAGCATGGTAAGTAGACAGAGGGGCCTGCCAAAGATCATGGCCTAGGCCTCACTTTAGGatgttaaaggggggggggggggcaggtgctGCTGTCCTCTCACAAAGGTGGCAACTTTGCAGAGGCTGTGGCAGCTGCCTCAGCCTCCAACTCCCTGCGGCCTTGGAAGTGGAGCAGCAGCATCAGGCCTTGGGTCAGAAGAGCCGGTGGCCAGATCATTGCATGTCTCTTGCCTTGCAGATGAGCTGATCCGGCAAGTGACCATCAACTGTGCAGAGCGGGGCCTGCTGCTGCTTCGTGTGCGAGATGAAATCCGGATGACAATCGCGGCCTACCAGACCCTTTATGAGAGCAGTGTGGCCTTTGGGATGCGGAAGGCGCTACAGGCTGAGCAGGGCAAGGCTGACATGGAGAAGAAGGTAAGCAGAAGCTGCCTTTCAGTGGGAGGAAAAGAATGCCCTCACTCtcatggagagagggaggggaggggtgggcaGGCCTTTGGtgctgtcatgctgccatggacaCTCACGGCAACCATGTCTTCTATCCTAAGATTGCAGACTTGGAGGAAGAGAAGCGGGACCTGGAGAGACAAGTGAATGAGCAGAAGGCCAAGTGCGATGCCACTGAAAAGCGGGAGCTGGAAAGGCGGCAGGTGGAGGAAAAGAAGCACACAGAGGAGGTCCAGTTCTTGAAACGGACCAACCAGCAACTCAAGGTTGGTCCCCGCTGATCTCTTAGTTCTGTTCATGTGATACTTTGCCCCAACCCAAAGAATTGCTGATTTTTGACAGGTCATTCTTTTGTCCCTCTTAGCCATGGGCGAGTTTGGCTTGATTACTGCAAGTAGTGAGTCAATGGCATTCCCTTTCTGctggaagaccccccccccccaaaaaaaaaaaaaaccaatcccaTAGAAATGCCACATAGACAGATTGGCAGTGGTCTTAAAGACCGAGAGGACCCAGGACTGGCTGAATGAAACAGCCCCAAAGCTTTACTGGCTGAGAGGCCTGTGCCATTGCACCCATGCTGCTTCAAGAGATGGGATGCCAGACCCTGGCTAGTAGGCACTGTAACCATGGCAAACCTGCCCCTAGTTTAAAGAGAGGTAAAGGGTTGCACAGGTGAGAGTTCTTCCACCAATTGGTTTTATGGCTTGTTTGTGGCAGGGAGAAGTCTGCTTAAATGCCAAGTCAAAAGGGTACTTGATTAGTAAGCCTCTTGTTAGATCTACTTTCCTCCAAACAGTTTGGGGATTTCATAACTGGAGATGAAAGCTGTTTTTCTCTGAAAGCTTGGCTGGCTGTCTCCAAAAGAAGTGAGATTGGATGTGGCCCCACTCCCTGCTCAGTGGCTGACCAGCCCCATCTCTCGTCTAATGGAGCATGTCAACTTGTCCTGGTTCTTATGCCAAGCCCCAAACTGACAGCTGGCACTCGGTGCCCAGCCATCAGGCAACAAAGGCATTCGTAGCCAGAGGAGGagggcagagaaggcagaaaccACTATTTCAGCGACTTCATCTGGATTTCCTTTTAGAGTTTAATATTATGAAAGGAGACCTTGGTTGCCAGGACACTCTCATTCCTGGCATGCAGAGCTACTGTGGTATGAGCAGAGAGTGGAGCTGGCCAGCTCTCCACTCTGTTCATACCACAGTAGCTCTGCATGCCAGGAATGAGAGTAACTAATGTATAAAACATGGAACAAGGAATGTAAGACTGAATGGGCAGCCCTcactcccttcttgaagattccAGTGCTCCCCCTCCTCTCAGGACAGACAGAGGTACACCTTTTGgcagcacagagagagagagagaggttcattccttgccttctcttctttttgCATTTCAGGCACAACTTGAAGGCATCATTGCACCAAAGAAGTAGGCCTTCGCACAGACACGCCCAGGAAGTGTTATTAGCTGCAAGCGAGCAGGTCTTCAAGCATTCCTTACCCACTTTCCCAAAGAGACCCTCTTTTGCCTGGATCACCTCAGATTCTCATAGTAATGAAAACCCCTACCCAGTGCCTTCAGTCATTCCTATCAACTGGATTTGTATTTGCCTGTCATTCCCATTTTCTGGGggttttgtaaaatatttttatgtaATAATAGCAGCAAACCTTTTCAGTACTGTGCTCTATACAAGAGCCTGTTAGTACTGGGCCACAAAGGGTTGTGCAGAGCCATATTAAAGTCTAGTCACATCTCTGAAACTTGGCCAATGTGTTCCATAGACATTTCCCTGATGCGAACAGCCTTATTCTCCCCTTAAATTTCTGGTGCTCCTCATGTCTTTCTTGGTAGGTGAAAAGTTTTGCAGGTATTCAAACCCACAGGCAATTTATTCTTATGCCTTTTAGTTCCGATAATAAGGGCACTGTACGTTTTACCTGTGTGCTTATAGAAACAGCCTCACTGCCTTGTGCCAACCTTGGAAATTCATGACCTCTTAAGAAATGGCCTTCTGCTTGAAAAGCCTGCGGAGCATTCATCTCCCCTCCAAGAATCAGCCAttcaaagagaggggaaagcCTTCAAAGCAGAGGGAGACAAGGGAACTATTGATgatgtttatttctttgttttcattCTCTTCCCAGCCGTGTCCTGTTTCTTCTTGTTCCTGTTTTTATTCTTGACGTTATGAGTCTCATAATAGCGAACTCCGACTTTCTTGGAGTGCTGCTGCCGTTCCGCTCGTCTCCGCTGCAGAAGCAAAGCAAATGTTGATGCTAAGAGCCGCCCCTCAACAAAGAGCCAGAAGCTGTTATGCCCcaaatacccaccccctccccccccgcccAAAAGAGCTTGCAGTGATGGCAGAAGAGTTGACTTCTTATTGCAACCTCCTCAGGCTCCAGGGAGACAGCAGGATAAAATGCAAAAGGGTAGCTAGGCTCCCTATAAACTGGTGCCACAGCTGAAAGGCCTCTGCCTGTGCTGCCTTCCCAAGAGCCCACAGGAAGACTAAGGGCAAAGGAGGGGAAATGTGTTGTGGAGGCACCGAGACAGAAGAAAAGCCACCAAAGCCTTCCCTCCGGTCTTTAAGCACGAGTTAAGACCTTCTGGGGTTGTTGTAATATGCTCTTTGAACCTTCTGTACATGACATTGATCGTGCCTGCTCTATTGGCGGGGGGAGCTATGGGGGGCTTCTCTGGCACCTACCTCCTTTGAAGTCAGCTTCTTGCAAGGTTTCTTTGCCAGATCAGcatccatctcctcctcctcttctttcttcctcttcccaacTTTCCTCGGGTGGCCTAAAAAAAGCATTTCAGTAAATGCATTTCAGCCAACCTTCCAGCGCAGGGGTTTCTCTGACTTGCCTTCTTTTGGCTCCTGCTTAGGACACATCCAGGCACACATAACAGATCCCAACGTCTCCGTccgattcaacccccccccccccccaacaaggacACTGGTTTCAACACTGAAAACAGCATGAGTAACTTAAGGAAGCTGGATGCACATCCTGAGAGGAAAATGCACACATGCACCCTGCCCACCACAGTTAAGCCAGTCCCTGAAATGAAATGGAACTGCCCCTGGAACAGTGGGCCCTTACCTCCCGTTGCCTCTGCTGCTCCAGTCGGGGAGTCCAGCTGTGATTTGGCAAAGACCTTTTCGCTCAGCCCTTTGGGAATCCTGCCAGAAAGAGGGAAATAAGACTATTATGTTCCTAGAAACCCTGTTCTCCCACTTGTGCCTTCAACCCTTGCTGATGGAGCCTGTGTTCGGCCTGTGCAGCAGCCAAGGGCTCCAGCAATGCCATTTTTGCTCAGATGGGAAAGGCAGTCTCTTTGTGGATGAAGCCACCAAACCTCAAGAATGATCTGTACCAACTGCATTGCCCTCCCACTCACAACCTGTTGTTCATAAATCTGCTCACCTTATGGCTGAGAACCGCTTGGCCTTGGCCTTCTCCAGGAACTTCTTGCACTTGGCAATCTTCTCATCCAGTGACTTCAGCAGAGCCTTGGAGTCCTGCCTGGTGACTGCCCCATTGAGCTGGCCATGCGGCTCcagctgctcttcctcctccccctcaatGTCCTCCTCTGGATTACTGTCGCTCTCATCCCCCACCATTCCATCCACAGGGACCAGGTCTTCTTGCGAGAACTCAGGTGCCACATTGATCTTCCCAAAGTTCTGCCGCACCTGAGACAAGGGCCACGTGGCCACAGAAGCAGGGCGGTCATCACTCCCAGCCTCTTCTGCCGGGATTTCTGTCGGCCCCTCATCTTTCGTGGATGGGATGCTCTGAATGGTGGCTGCAGGGACTTCTGAGGGAGCTGCTGTGGGCtgaaaaacagaaaggaggagagaggggaCATGGGAATGCCTCTGTATGCCATAattcccccccacacacaggcGCATACCAACAATCCAGACAATGTCTTCCACTGACAG encodes:
- the DNALI1 gene encoding axonemal dynein light intermediate polypeptide 1 — its product is MIPPADSLLRYDTPVLVSRNTEKRSPKAHPLKATAPIPPPPPPAPPLPTPPPSAQGPAPPPIPPPKGKPPAPSLEAGKHADEILNAILPPREWAEGNQLWTQQVSSTPSTRMDVVHLQEQLDLKLQQRQARETGICPVRRELYSQCFDELIRQVTINCAERGLLLLRVRDEIRMTIAAYQTLYESSVAFGMRKALQAEQGKADMEKKIADLEEEKRDLERQVNEQKAKCDATEKRELERRQVEEKKHTEEVQFLKRTNQQLKAQLEGIIAPKK